From the genome of Clavibacter nebraskensis NCPPB 2581:
GTGACGATGCCGTGGCGGTCGGCGTCGGCGTCGTTGCCCGTGAGGATGTCGAAGTCGTCTTTGCGCGCGAGCACGCTCGCCATCGCCGAGGAGGAGGACGGGTCCATGCGGATCTTGCCGTCCCAGTCGAGCGTCATGAACGACCAGGCGGGATCCACCTCCGGGTTCACGACCTCGAGGTCGAGGCCGTAGCGCTCGCCGATCGCGGCCCAGTACTCGACCGACGCGCCGCCGAGCGGGTCCGCGCCGATGCGCACGCCCGCCTTCCGGATGGCCTCCATGTCGATGATGGAGCCGAGGTCGTCCACGTAGTGGCCGAGGAAGTCGTAGCCCTCGACGCGGCCGCGGGCCTCCTCGAGCGGGACGCGCTTCACGTCGACGAGGCCGCCCGCGATGATCGCGTTGGCGCGTGCGGCGATCCAGCCGGTGGCGTCGGAGTCGGCCGGGCCGCCGTGCGGCGGATTGTACTTGAAGCCGCCGTCGGCGGGCGGGTTGTGGCTGGGGGTGACGACGATGCCGTCGGCCACGTCGTCGTCGCCGTGGGCCTCGTCGCGGTTCCAGCGGAGGATCGCGTGCGAGAGGGCGGGGGTGGGGCACCAGGAGTCGCGGGAGTCGACGAGCACGCGCACGCCGTTGGCGACGAGCACCTCGAGCGCGGTGTCCTCGGCGGGCTTCGAGAGCCCGTGGGTGTCGCGGCCGATGAAGAGGGGGCCGGTGATGCCCTGCTCGGCCCGGTACTCCACGATCGCCTGCGTGATCGCGAGGATGTGGTCCTCGTTGAACGCGGTCTTCAGCGGGCTGCCGCGGTGGCCGCTCGTGCCGAACGCCACCTTCTGCTCCGGGTCCTCCACGTCGGGGTGGAGGTCGTGGTACGCCCGGATCAGCTCGTCGATGTCGATGAGGTCGGACGGGAGGGCGGCGGTGCCTGCGCGGTCATGCATGGATCCATCCTGGCACCGGGCCCCGCCGATTCCCATCTAGGGTGCAGGCATGGCCGAGACCCCGCGACCCGACGAGACCTACAGCTACCTCGGGCCGTCGGGCACCTTCACGGAGGCCGCGCTGAAGCAGGTGGAGGCGGCCCGCGGCCGCACCTGGCGCGCGGTGAACAACGCGTCCGAGGCGCTCGCCGACGTGGTCGCCGGCACCTCGGTCGCCGCCATGATCGCCATCGAGAACTCCGTCGAGGGCGGGGTGACGGCCACGCAGGACGCGCTCGCCAACATCCCCGGCTTGAGGATCCTCAGCGAGCACCTCGTGCCCGTCGCCTTCGACCTCGTGGTGCGGCCCGGCACGGCGCTCGCCGACGTGCGCACCGTCGCCGCGCATCCGGTCGCCTACGGGCAGTGCCGCCGTTTCCTGGAGCGCGAGCTGCCGACGCACGGCCACGTGCCCGCGTCCTCGAACGTGGCCGCGGCGCTGTCGCTGCTGGATGGCGGCATTGCGGACGCGGCCATCGCGCCGCCGCAGATCACCGAGAGCCAGCCGCTCGAGGCCGTCGCCCGCGGCATCGGCGACAACCCGAACGCCGTCACGCGCTTCGTACTGGTGGGCCGTGCCACCACGCTGCCCGCGCGCACGGGCGCAGACAAGACCAGCCTCATCGTCGAGCTGCCGGACGACCGCGCCGGATCCCTGCTCGACCTCCTCGAGCAGTTCGCGACCCGCGGCGTGAACCTCGCGCTCATCCAGTCGCGGCCCATCGGCGACGAGCTCGGCCGCTACCGGTTCGTCATCGACGCGGAGGGGCACGTGCACGACGAGCGCGTGGCCGACGCGCTCCTCGGGATCCGCCGCTTCAGCCCGCGCGTCACCTTCCTCGGCTCCTACCCGCGGGCCGACGGCACCCCCAGCACCTACCGCGCCCGGTACGAGGACGACGTCTTCCTCGAGGCGCGCGACTGGCTGCGCGGCATCGTCTCGTCCGAGCCGGGCGCGCGCGCCTGACGCGGCGGCGGACGCCCGGCCACGCCTGACCCGCTTCGTTAGAGTGACGGGGTGATCGATCCGCAGACCCTCCGCGACCATCCCGACCTCGTCATCGCCTCGCAGGAGCTGCGCGGCGCGTCCGTGGAGGTGGTCGACCAGGCGGTCGCCGCGGACTCCGAGCGCCGCCGGGCGGTCACCGAGTTCGAGGGCCTGCGCGCCGAGCAGAACGCGCACGGCAAGCTCGTCGCGAAGGCCGACAAGGCCGACAAGCCGCGCCTCATCGCCGAGGTGCAGGAGCTGAAGGCCCGCGTCACCGCCGCGCAGGAGCGGGCGCAGGAGGCCGAGGCCGCGCTCGACGAGGCCATGCGGCGGATCCCGAACATCGTCATCGACGGCGTCCCCGCCGGCGGCGAGGACGACTGGGCGCTCGTGCGCGAGGTCGGCGAGAAGCCCGTGTTCGACTTCGAGCCCCGCGACCACCTGGAGATCGGCGAGATCCTCGACGCGATCGACATGGGCCGCGGTGCCAAGGTCTCCGGCGCCCGCTTCCACTTCCTCACGGGGATCGGCGCGCGGCTCGAGATCGCCCTGATGAACTTCGGCCTCGCCCGCGCGCTCGAGGCGGGCCTCGTGCCGCTCATCACGCCCACGCTCGTGAAGCCCGAGATCATGGCCGGCACCGGCTTCCTCGGCGCCCACGCCGACGAGGTCTACCACCTGGACGACGACGACCTCTACCTCACGGGCACGAGCGAGGTGGCGCTCGCCGGGTACCACGCCGACGAGATCCTCGACCTGGCCTCGGGCCCCGTCCGCTACGCCGGCTGGTCGACCTGCTACCGCAAGGAGGCGGGCTCCTACGGCAAGGACACCCGCGGCATCATCCGCGTGCACCAGTTCCAGAAGCTCGAGATGTTCTCCTACGTCGACCCGGCCGACGCCGAGGCGGAGCACGATCGCCTGCTCGCGATGCAGGAGCGCATGATGCAGGACCTCGGCCTCACCTACCGCGTCATCGACACGGCGGCGGGCGACCTCGGATCCAGCGCCGCCCGCAAGTACGACGTCGAAGCGTGGATCCCCACCCAGGGCGCCTACCGCGAGCTCACCTCCACCTCGAACTGCACCACCTTCCAGGCCCGCCGCCTCGGCACGCGCTTCCGCGGCGAGGACGGCCGCACCTCGCCCGTCGCCACGCTCAACGGCACGCTGGCCACCACCCGCTGGATCGTCGCGATCCTCGAGACGCACCAGCAGGCCGACGGCTCGGTGCGCGTGCCGGAGGCGCTGCGGCCCTACCTCGGCGGCCTCGAGACCCTCGAGCCCGCGACGGCGAAGGCCGCCCGATGACCCCGCGCGTGCCCGACGCCGACCGCCTCCTCATCGCCCTCGACATCGACGGCACCCTCCTCGGCGAGGACGGCTCGCTCGACGACTCGGTCATCCGCGAGGTGCGGCGGATGGAGGAGGTCGGCCACGTGGTCATGCCCTCCACCGGCCGCTCGGTCGCCGACACCCTGCCGATCGTCGACCGCCTCGGGATCCACCCGGAGTACATGGTGTGCTCGAACGGCGCGATCGTGCTCGAGCGCGACGCCAGCGCCCCCACCGGGTACGGCCGCCGCTTCGTCGAGACGTTCGATCCCTCCGACGTGCTGCAGCGGATCCGCCCGCACCTCGCGAGCGGCCGCTACGCCGTCGAGGACGCGGAGGGCGTGTACCTCTACTCCGGCGGCGACTTCCCGGACGGCGTGCTGGAGGCCAACGGCCGCCACGTCGCGTTCGAGGAGCTGCTGCACGTGCCCGCGACGCGCGTGGTCGTCATCTCGCCCGGCCACGACATGGAGGACTTCCAGGACGTCGTCGAGCGCATGGGCCTGCACCGCGTGAGCTACTCCATCGGCTGGACCGCGTGGCTCGACATCGCGCCCGACGGGGTGAACAAGGCCACGGCGATGGAGCGCGTGCGCGAGCTCCACGACATCGCCCGCACGCACGTCATCGCCATGGGCGACGGGCGCAACGACATCGAGATGCTCGAGTGGGCCGGAGAGCACGGACGGGGCATTGCGATGGGCCAGGCGCCGGCCGAGGTCATCGCCGTCGCCACGGAGGTCACGGGGCCCATCACCGAGAACGGCGCGGCCGCGGTCCTCGCCCGGCTCTGACCTCCGGCGGCGGCCGATTCCCCGGCTGGGGAGAGTTCAGCCGCCTCCGATCCTCCGCGTGCGAGAGTGACGCATCCCGCGCGGTCACCCGGCCGCACCACCGCGGGCCGACCGGCCACCGGTAGGATCCTGATCGATCGCACGTCGCCCGCCACGCGGGAGCGCGCATCGGGAGGGCTGTCCGAGCGGCCGATGGAGCCAGTCTTGAAAACTGGTGGGCAGAGATGTCTCGTGGGTTCGAATCCCACGCCCTCCGCCCGGAGAGGATCCGCATGAGCGACGCGCCCCTGCGCCCCCGGCGAACCGCCGCGGCCCCCGTCATCGCCCGCCACGGCCGGCTCGGACGACCGAGCGCGGCGCGCACCCTGCTCAAAGGCGTCGCCATGGGCGTCGCGGTCCTGCTCGTCAGCGGGCTCTCTGTCGGCACGATCGCGCTCTGGGATCTGAACAACTCCGTCCAGGCGAACACCGTCGACATCAGCGACGGCACCGAG
Proteins encoded in this window:
- the pgm gene encoding phosphoglucomutase (alpha-D-glucose-1,6-bisphosphate-dependent), with the translated sequence MHDRAGTAALPSDLIDIDELIRAYHDLHPDVEDPEQKVAFGTSGHRGSPLKTAFNEDHILAITQAIVEYRAEQGITGPLFIGRDTHGLSKPAEDTALEVLVANGVRVLVDSRDSWCPTPALSHAILRWNRDEAHGDDDVADGIVVTPSHNPPADGGFKYNPPHGGPADSDATGWIAARANAIIAGGLVDVKRVPLEEARGRVEGYDFLGHYVDDLGSIIDMEAIRKAGVRIGADPLGGASVEYWAAIGERYGLDLEVVNPEVDPAWSFMTLDWDGKIRMDPSSSSAMASVLARKDDFDILTGNDADADRHGIVTPDAGLMNPNHYLAVAIDYLYAHRPEWREDAAIGKTLVSSSVIDRVAESLGRRLWEVPVGFKWFVPGLVDGSVGFGGEESAGASFLRMDGTVWTTDKDGILLALLASEILAVTGKTPSVLYRELTERFGDPVYERVDAAATKAQKATLGKLDGDAIEATEVAGDAITAKLSTAPGNGAAVGGVKVVTANAWFAARPSGTEDVYKIYAESFVGLDHLHAVQAEAKRIVDAALDG
- the serS gene encoding serine--tRNA ligase; translation: MIDPQTLRDHPDLVIASQELRGASVEVVDQAVAADSERRRAVTEFEGLRAEQNAHGKLVAKADKADKPRLIAEVQELKARVTAAQERAQEAEAALDEAMRRIPNIVIDGVPAGGEDDWALVREVGEKPVFDFEPRDHLEIGEILDAIDMGRGAKVSGARFHFLTGIGARLEIALMNFGLARALEAGLVPLITPTLVKPEIMAGTGFLGAHADEVYHLDDDDLYLTGTSEVALAGYHADEILDLASGPVRYAGWSTCYRKEAGSYGKDTRGIIRVHQFQKLEMFSYVDPADAEAEHDRLLAMQERMMQDLGLTYRVIDTAAGDLGSSAARKYDVEAWIPTQGAYRELTSTSNCTTFQARRLGTRFRGEDGRTSPVATLNGTLATTRWIVAILETHQQADGSVRVPEALRPYLGGLETLEPATAKAAR
- the pheA gene encoding prephenate dehydratase, producing MAETPRPDETYSYLGPSGTFTEAALKQVEAARGRTWRAVNNASEALADVVAGTSVAAMIAIENSVEGGVTATQDALANIPGLRILSEHLVPVAFDLVVRPGTALADVRTVAAHPVAYGQCRRFLERELPTHGHVPASSNVAAALSLLDGGIADAAIAPPQITESQPLEAVARGIGDNPNAVTRFVLVGRATTLPARTGADKTSLIVELPDDRAGSLLDLLEQFATRGVNLALIQSRPIGDELGRYRFVIDAEGHVHDERVADALLGIRRFSPRVTFLGSYPRADGTPSTYRARYEDDVFLEARDWLRGIVSSEPGARA
- a CDS encoding HAD family hydrolase, with the translated sequence MTPRVPDADRLLIALDIDGTLLGEDGSLDDSVIREVRRMEEVGHVVMPSTGRSVADTLPIVDRLGIHPEYMVCSNGAIVLERDASAPTGYGRRFVETFDPSDVLQRIRPHLASGRYAVEDAEGVYLYSGGDFPDGVLEANGRHVAFEELLHVPATRVVVISPGHDMEDFQDVVERMGLHRVSYSIGWTAWLDIAPDGVNKATAMERVRELHDIARTHVIAMGDGRNDIEMLEWAGEHGRGIAMGQAPAEVIAVATEVTGPITENGAAAVLARL